In Streptomyces sp. 840.1, the DNA window CCGCTTCGGCCGAGCCGTGTTCCATGACCTCAAGAAGATCGCCAAGGGCGCGGACATCGCCGTCCGCGACAAGCGTGGCACCGAGATCCACTTCCAGGTCACCGGCCGGGAGACGGCGAGCAAGAAGGCGTTCCCGACCTCGCGGGTCTACGGCAGGACCGAGGCGCGCGCGCTGCGGCTGATCACCTGCGACGGCGCGTTCGACGCCGCGGGCCACCCCGTGGACAACCTCATCGTGTACGCCGAGAGGAAGTGACGGGCAACCGAAGGCGGAGGTGACAGCTGCCCCGGCAGGCGGGCACCTGATGGACGGCTGCGGGCAGGGATCCCGGCACCTGCCGTCTACCCACGGGTAACTCCCCCTGCTTTCATGGGTCCCAGCATTCGCCCGCCCCCATGCAGCAGCAGACTCAGGAGTACCCCGTGCCGCACTCCGCACTCCGCCGCGTCTCCGGCGTGACCCTGTCCGCCGTGCTCACCGCCGCCGCACTCGTGGCCGTCGCACCTCGGGCGTCGGCCTCGGACACCCCGCCACTGCGGGTGCTCACGTACAACACGTTCCTGATGAGCACGAACCTCTACCCGAACTGGGGGCAGGCGCACCGGGCCGCCGAGATACCGAAGGCCGGCTTCTTCCGGGGCAACGACGTCGTCGTACTGGAGGAAGCGTTCGACAACAGCGCCTCGGACGCCCTGACCCGTAACGCCTCCGGCCAATACCCGTACCACACACCGGTGGTGGGCCGGAGCCGGAGCGGCTGGGATGCCACCAGCGGCGCCTACTCGGCCACCACGCCGGAGGACGGCGGCGTCACGATCCTGAGCAAATGGCCGGTCGTCCGCCAGGAGCAGCACATCTACCAGGACGCCTGCGGCAGCGACTGGTGGTCCAACAAGGGCTTCGCGTATGCCGAGTTGAACGTCAACGGTGCGCGTGTTCACGTGGTGGGCACGCACACCCAGTCGACCGATCCGGGCTGTGCATCGGGCGAGGCTGCCGAGATCCGGGCTCGGCAGTTCCGCCGGATCGACGCGTTCCTCGACGCGAAGAACATCCCCGCCTCGGAACAGGTCATCGTGGCGGGCGACCTCAACGTGGACTCCCGCTCGCCCGAGTACGCCACCATGCTCGCGAACGCCGGACTGACCGCTGCGGACTCCCGCACCGGGCACCCCTACTCGTTCGACACCCAGGACAACTCGATCGCATCCGAGCGCTACCCCGACGATCCCCGCGAGGACCTCGACCACGTCCTGCACCGCACCGGGCACGCGAAGCCGTCGGGATGGACGAACGAGGTGATCAAGGAGGAGAGCGCGCCGTGGACGGTGTCGAGCTGGGGGACGGACTACACGTACACGAACCTCTCCGACCACTACCCCCTGGTGGCGTCGGGCCAGTAGCCGGTGGTCGCGGCCGGTGACCGGTACGCGTGTACCGCGTGGCCCGGAGAGCCCGGCTCGCCGCCCCCGTCCGATCGGGCGACCATGGAGGTGAGGGGGCGGCCGGGCCAGGTACCGGGAGGCATCCGTGGCACACGCCCATTCCACCGACGTACTGATCGCGGGCGCGGGCCCGGTCGGGCTGAGCGCCACGGCCGGACTGCGCCGCCGCGGGGTGGCGTGCCGCCTGATCGACCGCCTGCCGGCCCGGCTCCCCTATGCCAAGGCGGTCGGTGTCCAGCCGCGCACGCTGGAGCTCTGGGACCGGATGGGCCTGGCCCGCACCGTGCTGGAGGCAGCCGTCCCGATGCGGGGCCAGCTCATCCGCGTCAACGGCCGCCAGGTGGCCAGAATGGACCTCGGGCTGCCGCCCGAGGTGCCGTACGGTTTCGCCGCCCTTCCCCAGTACGAGACCGAGCGCATCCTCGAGGAGTACGTCGCGGGCCTGGGCACGGCCGTCGAGCGCGGCACCGAACTTCTCGGGTTCACCCAGGACACGGACGGTGTCACGGCCCGGCTGCGCACCGCCTCCGGGGCGACCGAGGAGGTCCGGGCCGGCCATCTCATCGGCTGCGACGGCGCGCACAGCGTCGTGCGCAAGGGGCTGGGGCTCGGCTTCGAGGGCGGGGCGTTCGCCGAGGAGTACATGCTGGCCGACGTCGAGACCGACTGGGACCTGCCCCACGGCTACGGCCTGCGCTCCAGCCACACCGCCGAGGACGGCTCCACCGACGATCTGCTGGTCTGCATCCCGCTTCCGGGCACGGGCCGCTACCGGATGTCGATGCTCGTACCGCCCGAGCTCTCCGCCCGTCCGAAGAACCCGGCGCCGGGGACCGGCGAGGTGGCGCACGGGCTGGAGGGTGGGCGTACCCCGCAGCTCAGCGACATCCAGGCCGTCGTCGACCGTCTGGCGCCCGGTCCGGCGACCCTGTCCACGATGCGCTGGTCCTCCGTCTTCCGCATCAGCCACCGCATCGTGGACCGCTACGGCGAGGGCCGGGTCTTCGTCGCCGGCGACGCCGCACACATCCACCCGCCGACCGGCGCCCAGGGCATGAACACCGGCATCCAGGACGCCTGCAACCTGGCCTGGAAGCTGGCCCTCGTCGTCCGGGGCGAGGCCGGACCCGCCCTGCTCACCACGTACGACGCCGAGCGCCGCCCGGTCGGTGAGGAGGTCGTCGGCCGCACCGTCCGGCACGCCACCCAGGGCATGGAGAACGACGCCGACGATCCGCAGACCCTGATGCTCCGCGAGGCCCAACTGCTCGTCGGATACCGCGACGGCCCCCTGGCCGGCGCCCCGTACGGCCCGCCCGACGCACCGCAGCCCGGCGACCGGGCCCCGGACTGCGGCGGCCTGACCGTCCCCATCGCCACCTACCCGCTGCGCCTGCTCGACGTCCTGCGCGAACACCCGGACCACGTACTGGTTCTGTACACGGAGGGGAGCACCGGCGCCGGAGCGGCGGACGCGGCCGGGATGCACACGGTCACCGTCCTCGGACGCGACGCCCCGGCGGACAGCCCTGGGTACCGCGACACGGCAGGCGAGTTCGCCCGGCTCTACCGCCCGGACGGGCCCACCGGTTTCGTCATACGCCCGGACGGACAGCTCGGCGCCCGCTTCCCGCTCTCCGATGTCTCCCGGGCCGTATCGGATTACCTAGACGCCCTGTTCGCGGCGACCGACTGACCGGTGCCGGCCGGACCGCACCCGCTTGCCGGAACCAGGAAGTCACCGGGGGCCGGGGCTGCCGGTCCCGCTTCTTGTTGCCTGGCGTTGCCGCGGCGCAAGCCGGCAGGGCGGGAGGACGTCTGTCGCGGGGCGAGGGGGGACGGTATGAGGCAGGTGCCTGTGTTCCGGTGGGTGCTTGCGGTCGGCCTGGTGCTGATCGGCTGTTCGCTGGGTGCGCACTTCGCCGCGCCGGGCCTCCCCGAGCTGCGGCAGGTGCTGGGCCGGGGGCCGGGCCCCGGGCGGCCTGCCGGGCGATGGCCGCCGCGCGGCGGCTCTCCTAGCGGGCCGAGACCACCGCAGCGGTACTGGTCGACCCCCACCGGCCCGAGCCCCGCACCGCGGCTCTGCTGGTGGCCCTTCAGGTGCAGGCGGAGGGCGGGGCGGCGGCCCGGCGCACGGCGGAGACGGGAAGGCCCCTGGCCGAGCGGCTGGAGCCGCTGCTGGCCGACGCCGAGCCGTGCGGCGGATACCGGGAGATACTGCGTGCCGGACCGGACCGGCGCCGTCTCGCCCGGGAGTCCGTGGCGCTGCTGCGTCAGGAGCCGACCTCAGCCGCGCGGGACGGACTCGCGGAACGGTTCGCGCAGACGTCGGTGGATCTGCTGCGCGGCCAGAACAGTGACGCCGCCGGGCCGGCCGCGCGGGTGGACTTCGCGGCCCGCCCTGTGGAGTACCGGCGGGTGCTCGTGGCCGTCACGCGCCATGGCATCGTGACGGCCGAGTGACCTGGCCGCTCCCGGCCGGGCCGTGTTGACGGGCTCTCAGAAGAAGACCCCGCAGCGCAGCAGCACGTTCGCGTACGGCCGCGCCTCTCCCGTACGCACCACCAGGCGGGCGTCCGCCGTGAGCGCCTTGAGGGCGTCATGGGGTACGTGGGTGAGCCCCGGGAGGCGTTCGGTCAGGAGGCGCGACGCGTCCGGATTGGCCTCCCGGATCTCCTGCGCCGCCGTCGCGCCCTCCACCACCAGTTCGTCCAGCAGCCCGTCGAGCACCTGCGCGAACGACGGGATTCCCGCCAGGAAAGCGAGGTCGACGACACGGGGGCCCGGGGGGACGGGCATGCCGACGTCGCAGATCAGCACGCCGTCGCCGTGGCCCAACTCGGCCAGGGCGCCCGCGAGGTGACGGTTGAGGATGCCTGACTTCTTCACAGTGCGCCGATCTCTTCCGCTGTGGGGAAGGACGCCTGCGCGCCCTCCCTGGTGACCGCGGCCGCGCCGACCCTGACGGCGAGGGCGGTGGCCGCGGGGAGATCCTCGCCCAGACCGAGCCGCCAGGCCAGGGCCGCGGTGAACGCGTCGCCCGCGCCCGTCGTGTCGACCGCGTCGACCTCGGGGCTCGGGACCCGTACACAGTCGCCGGTACGGGTGTCGGCCGCCAGCGCACCGCCGGCGCCCAGGGTGATCACCACCGAGCGGGGGCCGAGTGCCGTGAGCGCCCGTGCCCAGGACTCGGGAGTGGCACCCGCGTCCCGGCCGAGGATCGAGCGCGCCTCGTGCTCGTTGACCACCAGGGGGTCGCAGGCCGCCAGCACTTCGGCGGGCAGCGGGGCGGGCGGGGACGGGTTGAGGACGAGGCGGGTTCCGGCGGGCAGGACGCGGGCCGTCTCGGCGACCGTCTCCAGGGGGATCTCCAGCTGGACGGAGACGACCCGGGCGGCGGCGAGGAGGGGGGCCGCCGCCCGGATGTCCTGGGGGGTGAGCCGTGCGTTGGCGCCCGGCGACACGACAATGCTGTTGTCGCCCGTCGGGTCGACCGTGATCAGGGCGACCCCGGTGGGCGCTCCGCCGACGAGGACTCCGCCGGTGTCGACGCCCGCCGACCGCTGCGATTCGAGCAGCAGCCTGCCGTGCGCGTCGTCACCGACCCGGGCCAGCAGCGCCGTGCGGGCGCCGAGGCGGGCCGCGGCGACCGCCTGGTTGGCGCCCTTGCCGCCCGGGTGGACGGCGAGGTCGGAGCCGAGCACCGTCTCCCCCGGTGCCGGGCGCCGTTCGACGCCGACGACCAGGTCGGCGTTGGCCGAGCCGACGACCAGGAGGTCGTACCGGGCGGGACCGGAGTCCTCGTTCTCGTACATCTGCTGCTACTGCCTTCCTTCCGTGGAGTACGTGGCCGGGGTGTGCTGCCCGGTCAGGAGAAGTCGGCCACGTTCTGCCGGGTGACGACCTTGACCGGCACCTTGACCGTGCCGGCGACCTTCTTGTCGTCGGCCGCCCGGACCGCGTTCTGCACGGCGATCTTCCCGAGCTCCTTGGGCTGCTGGGCGACGGACGCGTACAGCGTGCCCGCACCGACCGCCTTCAGACCGTCCGGGGTGCCGTCGAAGCCGATCACGGAGACCGACTTCCCTGCCTTGGCACCGAGCGCCTTGACCGCGCCGAGCGCCATCTCGTCGTTCTCGGCGAAGACACCGGTGATGCCGGGGTGGCCCTGGAGGAGGTTGGTCATGACGTCCAGGCCCTTGGTGCGGTCGAAGTCGGCGGGCTGGGTGGCCACGACCTTGATGCCCGGGTAGGCCTTGATGCCGGCGGCGAAGCCCGCCCCGCGCTCACGGCTGGCGGAGGTGCCGGCGGTGCCCTGCAGGACGACGATGCTTCCCTTGCCGCCGAGCTTGCCGGCGAGGGCCTTGGCGGCGAGCTTGCCACCGGCCACGTTGTCGGAGGCGACGAGCGTCGCCGTGTCCGCCTTGTTGACGCCCCGGTCGGCGGCGACCACGGGGATGTCGGCGTCGTTGGCGCTGCGCACGGCCGGTCCGACCGCGTCGGAGTCCACCGGGTTGACGATGATCGAGTCCACTCCGGAACTGGTGAAGTTCTGGAGCTGGTTGGCCTGCTGGGAGGCATCGTTCTGCGCGTCGGTGACGGTGAGGTCGATCCCGGCGGCCTTGGCCTGTGCCTGCGCGCCCGCCTTCATCTGGACGAAGAAGGGGTTGTTGAGCGTGGACAGGGACATCCCGACCCGGGTGTTGCCGCCGGAGGAACCGGAGTTGAAGAACGTGACGGCGGCGATGACAGCCGCGACGCAGACCAGTGCGAGACCGGCCTTCATCACTCCCCTGCGTCCCGATCCCGGTGATCCGGGCCCGGCGGCGGAGGAGCCGGCCGAGGACGGGGCTCCGGAGCCGGCCTTGCGGCGCAGCGTGTCGAGCAGCACCGCGAGGGCGATGACGACACCGATGACGACCTGCTGCCAGAAGGCGGACACGGACATCAGGTTGAGGCCGTTGCGCAGCACCGCGAGGATCAGCGCGCCGATCAGGGTGCCGGACGCCTTGCCGACGCCGCCCGCGAGGCTGGCGCCGCCGATGACGACCGCCGCGATCGCGTCGAGCTCGTACCCCTGCGCGGCCTGCGGCTGGGCGGAGGTCAGCCGGGAGGCGAGGACGATGCCCGCGACGGCGGCGAAGAGGCCGGACAGCGCGTAGATGGCCAGCTTCTGCTTCTTGACCCGCAGCCCGGAGAGCCGGGCCGCCTCCTCGTTGCCGCCGATCGCGTACATCGAGCGGCCGAGGTAGGTGCGGGCCAGGACGAGGGCGGTGATCAGCCCCATGGCGATCATGACGAGGACCGGTACGGGCAGCCAGCCGCCGAGCGTGTCACCGAGTGTGGACACGGAGTCGGGGAACGCGATCGGGCTTCCCTGGGAGATCACCAGGGACAGGCCTCGCGCGATCGACAGCATGGCCAGCGTCGCGATGAACGAGGGCAGCTTCCCGTACGCGACAAGGGCGCCGTTCACGAAGCCGCAGGCGATGCCGGTGGCCACCGCGAGGAGGACCGCGAGTACGACGGGCATCCCCGCCGACGTCGCCGACCAGGCCAGGACCGTCGCGGAGAGCGCGGCGACCGAGCCGACGGAGAGGTCGATGCCTGCGGAGACGATGACGAAGGTGACGCCGAACGCGAGGATCGCGGTGACGGCGGCCTGCACGCCGACGTTCAGCAGGTTCTGGGTGGTGAGGAAGTCCCCGGAGAGCAGGGACATCGCCAGCAGCAGGGCGACCAGGGCGGTGAGGGCCCCGTTGTCGAGGAGCAGTCGGCGCAGGCCCGGCCCGGCGGCTCCCGCGCCCGCCTTGCCCGGGTGGGTGTCAGTGGCCACGGGGGCCCTCCTCGTCGTTCTCGATGCGTTCGGTGGATTCGCTGGGCTTGGTGGGTTTGGTCGGTTTGATGAGGTCGTTGACGGGCTCGGCCTCGGGGGCGGAGCCGACGGCGAGGGCCATCACGGCGTCCTGGGTGGCCCGCTCGGCGGTGAGCTCACCGGCGATCCGGCCCTGGGCCATGACCAGCACCCGGTCGCTCATGCCGAGGACTTCCGGCAGGTCGCTGGAGATCATCAGGACGGCGTGGCCGGAGGCGGTCAGCTCGTTGATGAGCTGGTAGATCTCGACCTTGGCGCCGACGTCGATGCCCCGGGTCGGTTCGTCGAGGATCAGCACGCGGGTGTCCGCGAGCAGCCATTTCCCGATGACGACCTTCTGCTGATTGCCGCCGGAGAGGGTACGGACGTGCTGGCCGAGGCCCGCCATCCGTACGCCGAGCTGGTCCGCGATCCGGGCTGCGGCCGCGCGCTGGCCCTTGAGGTCGACGAGCCCCGACCGGCTCGCCGCCCGCAGGGTGACCAGGCCGAGGTTCTCCTGCACGGAGGCGTCGAGCACCAGTCCCTGGCCCTTGCGGTCCTCGGGGACGAGGCCGATCCCGGCGTTCATCGCGGCGGTGACGTCGTGCCTGCCGAGCCGCTCGCCGCGTACGTCGACCGTTCCGGCGTCGTACGGGTCGGCGCCGAAGACGGCGCGGGCGACCTCGGTGCGGCCGGCCCCGACGAGTCCGGCGAGGCCGACGACCTCACCGGCGCGCACCTCGAAGCTGATGTCGTGGAAGACGCCGTCGCGGCTGAGCCCGCGCACGGACAGCAACGGCTCCCCGGCGTCGGCACGTTCACGCGGGTACTGCTGGTCGATGCTGCGGCCGACCATCAGCTGGACGAGTTCCGCCTCGGGGGTCGAGGCGGGCACCTGCTCGATGCTGCGGCCGTCGCGCAGGACGGTGACGCGGTCACCGAGGGCGGCGATCTCGTCCAGGTGGTGGGTGATGAAGACGATCCCGACGCCGTCCTCGCGCAGCCTGCGCACGATCCGGAAGAGCTTGTCGACCTCCTCGGAGGTGAGGACCGCCGTCGGCTCGTCCATGATCAGGACGCGCGCCTCCAGGCTGAGGGCCTTGGCGATCTCGACCATCTGCAGCCGGGCGATGCCCAGTTCGCGGATCTTCGCCCGAGGCGAGACGTGCAGGCCGACGCGGTTCAGCAGGACCTCGGCATCGGCCTCCATCCGGCGCCGGTCGATCAGTCCGTACCGGCGCGGCTGGCGGCCGAGGAAGATGTTCTCGGCCACCGTGAGATCGGGCACCAGGTTGAACTCCTGGTAGATCGTGGCGATCCCGAGCTTCTCGGCGTCCTGTGCGCCGTGGATGCGGACTTCACTGCCCCGGGCGAAGATCCGGCCGCTGTCCGGGCGGTAGGCACCGGAGAGCATCTTGATCAGGGTGCTCTTGCCGGCGCCGTTCTCGCCGAGCAGGACGTGCACCTCGCCGCTGCGCAGATCGAAGTCGACGCTGTCCAGGGCGACCACCCCGGGGAAGGTCTTGCGCACGCCTTCGATGCGCAGCAACTCGACTGACTCGCTCACGCGTTGCTCCTCGGCTCGGTGGCGGACGGGTCCGGCCCGTCCGTGCGCTCACCGCAGGAGCCGCGTACGACGAGCCGGGCGGGCAGGGTGACGGACTGCGGGGGGCGGCCCTCGACGATGTCGACGAGGGCGCGTACGGCCGCGCGGCCGAGTTCGCCGGTGGGCTGGGCGATCGCGGTGATCGGCGGTGCGGTGTGGACGAACCAGGGGATGTCGTCGAAGGCGGCGAGCCCGATGTCCTCGGGGACGCGCAGGCCGTGGGCGCGGATGGCGTCCAGGGCGCCGAGCGCCATGAGGTTGTCCGCCGCGAACACGATCTCGGGCGGTTCGGGGAGAGCGAGGAAGTGCTCGGTGGCGCGCCGGCCGCTGGCCGCCTGGAAGTCGCCCTGGCCGATATAGGCGTCGGGCAGCGCGAGTCCGTGCGCGCTCATCGCCGCCCGGAAGGCCTCGACACGCTCGTCACCGGTGGTGGTGGCCGCGGGCCCGGCGATGATCGCGAGCCTGCGGTGACCGAGTGCGTACAGGTGGGCGACCAGGTCCTGAATGGCCCGGTGGCCGTCTGCGCGCACGACGGGGACGTCCACACCCGGCATCCAGCGGTCCACGAAGACCATCGGGGTACCGGCGCGCGCGACGTCGTGCAGCAGCGGCGAGTCACCGTCGGCCGGCGAGACGAGGAGCCCGTCGATCCTGCGGTCCAGGAGGGTGCGGACGTGGTCGTCCTGCTGCTCGGGCCGCTCGTCGGCGTTGCCGATGATCACGCTGTAGCCGAGGGCGCGGGCCTCCTC includes these proteins:
- the rbsD gene encoding D-ribose pyranase, with amino-acid sequence MKKSGILNRHLAGALAELGHGDGVLICDVGMPVPPGPRVVDLAFLAGIPSFAQVLDGLLDELVVEGATAAQEIREANPDASRLLTERLPGLTHVPHDALKALTADARLVVRTGEARPYANVLLRCGVFF
- a CDS encoding FAD-dependent monooxygenase — translated: MAHAHSTDVLIAGAGPVGLSATAGLRRRGVACRLIDRLPARLPYAKAVGVQPRTLELWDRMGLARTVLEAAVPMRGQLIRVNGRQVARMDLGLPPEVPYGFAALPQYETERILEEYVAGLGTAVERGTELLGFTQDTDGVTARLRTASGATEEVRAGHLIGCDGAHSVVRKGLGLGFEGGAFAEEYMLADVETDWDLPHGYGLRSSHTAEDGSTDDLLVCIPLPGTGRYRMSMLVPPELSARPKNPAPGTGEVAHGLEGGRTPQLSDIQAVVDRLAPGPATLSTMRWSSVFRISHRIVDRYGEGRVFVAGDAAHIHPPTGAQGMNTGIQDACNLAWKLALVVRGEAGPALLTTYDAERRPVGEEVVGRTVRHATQGMENDADDPQTLMLREAQLLVGYRDGPLAGAPYGPPDAPQPGDRAPDCGGLTVPIATYPLRLLDVLREHPDHVLVLYTEGSTGAGAADAAGMHTVTVLGRDAPADSPGYRDTAGEFARLYRPDGPTGFVIRPDGQLGARFPLSDVSRAVSDYLDALFAATD
- a CDS encoding substrate-binding domain-containing protein, with the translated sequence MATDTHPGKAGAGAAGPGLRRLLLDNGALTALVALLLAMSLLSGDFLTTQNLLNVGVQAAVTAILAFGVTFVIVSAGIDLSVGSVAALSATVLAWSATSAGMPVVLAVLLAVATGIACGFVNGALVAYGKLPSFIATLAMLSIARGLSLVISQGSPIAFPDSVSTLGDTLGGWLPVPVLVMIAMGLITALVLARTYLGRSMYAIGGNEEAARLSGLRVKKQKLAIYALSGLFAAVAGIVLASRLTSAQPQAAQGYELDAIAAVVIGGASLAGGVGKASGTLIGALILAVLRNGLNLMSVSAFWQQVVIGVVIALAVLLDTLRRKAGSGAPSSAGSSAAGPGSPGSGRRGVMKAGLALVCVAAVIAAVTFFNSGSSGGNTRVGMSLSTLNNPFFVQMKAGAQAQAKAAGIDLTVTDAQNDASQQANQLQNFTSSGVDSIIVNPVDSDAVGPAVRSANDADIPVVAADRGVNKADTATLVASDNVAGGKLAAKALAGKLGGKGSIVVLQGTAGTSASRERGAGFAAGIKAYPGIKVVATQPADFDRTKGLDVMTNLLQGHPGITGVFAENDEMALGAVKALGAKAGKSVSVIGFDGTPDGLKAVGAGTLYASVAQQPKELGKIAVQNAVRAADDKKVAGTVKVPVKVVTRQNVADFS
- a CDS encoding ribokinase, with the translated sequence MYENEDSGPARYDLLVVGSANADLVVGVERRPAPGETVLGSDLAVHPGGKGANQAVAAARLGARTALLARVGDDAHGRLLLESQRSAGVDTGGVLVGGAPTGVALITVDPTGDNSIVVSPGANARLTPQDIRAAAPLLAAARVVSVQLEIPLETVAETARVLPAGTRLVLNPSPPAPLPAEVLAACDPLVVNEHEARSILGRDAGATPESWARALTALGPRSVVITLGAGGALAADTRTGDCVRVPSPEVDAVDTTGAGDAFTAALAWRLGLGEDLPAATALAVRVGAAAVTREGAQASFPTAEEIGAL
- a CDS encoding LacI family DNA-binding transcriptional regulator; amino-acid sequence: MASIKDVAAQAGVSVATVSRVLNSHPSVSPDARRRVLAAVEALGYRPNTLARSLRTDQTRTLGLVISDVLNPYFTALARSVEEEARALGYSVIIGNADERPEQQDDHVRTLLDRRIDGLLVSPADGDSPLLHDVARAGTPMVFVDRWMPGVDVPVVRADGHRAIQDLVAHLYALGHRRLAIIAGPAATTTGDERVEAFRAAMSAHGLALPDAYIGQGDFQAASGRRATEHFLALPEPPEIVFAADNLMALGALDAIRAHGLRVPEDIGLAAFDDIPWFVHTAPPITAIAQPTGELGRAAVRALVDIVEGRPPQSVTLPARLVVRGSCGERTDGPDPSATEPRSNA
- a CDS encoding sugar ABC transporter ATP-binding protein produces the protein MSESVELLRIEGVRKTFPGVVALDSVDFDLRSGEVHVLLGENGAGKSTLIKMLSGAYRPDSGRIFARGSEVRIHGAQDAEKLGIATIYQEFNLVPDLTVAENIFLGRQPRRYGLIDRRRMEADAEVLLNRVGLHVSPRAKIRELGIARLQMVEIAKALSLEARVLIMDEPTAVLTSEEVDKLFRIVRRLREDGVGIVFITHHLDEIAALGDRVTVLRDGRSIEQVPASTPEAELVQLMVGRSIDQQYPRERADAGEPLLSVRGLSRDGVFHDISFEVRAGEVVGLAGLVGAGRTEVARAVFGADPYDAGTVDVRGERLGRHDVTAAMNAGIGLVPEDRKGQGLVLDASVQENLGLVTLRAASRSGLVDLKGQRAAAARIADQLGVRMAGLGQHVRTLSGGNQQKVVIGKWLLADTRVLILDEPTRGIDVGAKVEIYQLINELTASGHAVLMISSDLPEVLGMSDRVLVMAQGRIAGELTAERATQDAVMALAVGSAPEAEPVNDLIKPTKPTKPSESTERIENDEEGPRGH
- the sph gene encoding sphingomyelin phosphodiesterase, yielding MPHSALRRVSGVTLSAVLTAAALVAVAPRASASDTPPLRVLTYNTFLMSTNLYPNWGQAHRAAEIPKAGFFRGNDVVVLEEAFDNSASDALTRNASGQYPYHTPVVGRSRSGWDATSGAYSATTPEDGGVTILSKWPVVRQEQHIYQDACGSDWWSNKGFAYAELNVNGARVHVVGTHTQSTDPGCASGEAAEIRARQFRRIDAFLDAKNIPASEQVIVAGDLNVDSRSPEYATMLANAGLTAADSRTGHPYSFDTQDNSIASERYPDDPREDLDHVLHRTGHAKPSGWTNEVIKEESAPWTVSSWGTDYTYTNLSDHYPLVASGQ